Proteins from a single region of Chryseobacterium sp. W4I1:
- a CDS encoding alpha-glucuronidase gives MQYLRLYTVFFLMIPLLIFAEDGSQLWLRFPAKKGISADKIISKGSSPTLNIARKELTSHWQGQAVELRTENKDKNLKDGYRIVSTPEKIVISAGKEIGLLYGVYHILRLQQTKADLSHLNSIEKSSYDVRILNHWDNLDGSIERGYAGRSLWKWEDLPGKISPRYEEYARANASVGINSVVLNNVNASPNMLREDYLKKVRVLADIFRPYGIKVYLSVNFSSPKVLGGLQNSDPLNKGVQKWWKDKTAEIYKLIPDFGGFLVKANSEGQPGPQDYGRTHADGANMMADALKPYNGIVMWRAFVYSPSKDDRAKQAYLEFVPQDGKFRDNVIIQIKNGPVDFQPREAFNPLFGALKKTSEMVEFQITQEYLGFSNHLVFLAPLFKETLESDTYSDGQGSTIAKITDGTLRPAKITAISAVANIGEDTSWTGHHFAQANWYAFGRLAWNHQLSSEQIADEWIKMTFTDDQNFLASVKEMMLSSRETAVDYMMPLGLHHIFAGGHHYGPEPWGDYKGGRPDWSPVYYHQADAQGVGFDRTKTGSNAVSQYFQPLNERYGNISTCQENLILWFHHVPWDYTMKDGKTLWDQLCYTYDSGVKKVRDYQKIWDRMEPYIDEQRFADVQSKLRIQSRDAVWWKDACLLYFQTFSKRPIPYDIERPVHELEDLKKIKLDMTHHN, from the coding sequence ATGCAATATCTGAGACTCTACACCGTGTTTTTTCTGATGATTCCATTACTGATTTTCGCGGAGGACGGAAGTCAGCTCTGGCTTCGGTTTCCTGCAAAAAAAGGAATATCGGCAGATAAAATTATTTCTAAAGGCAGCAGTCCAACCCTTAATATTGCCAGAAAAGAGCTAACAAGCCACTGGCAAGGGCAAGCGGTAGAACTTCGTACGGAAAATAAAGACAAAAATCTGAAAGACGGCTACAGAATTGTTTCCACGCCTGAAAAAATTGTTATTTCTGCAGGCAAAGAAATAGGACTTTTGTATGGCGTCTATCATATTTTACGCTTACAGCAGACAAAAGCCGATTTGTCTCACTTAAACAGCATTGAAAAATCTTCATATGATGTTAGGATTCTAAACCATTGGGATAATCTGGACGGAAGTATTGAAAGAGGCTACGCCGGAAGATCACTTTGGAAATGGGAAGATCTACCCGGAAAAATTTCTCCACGTTACGAAGAATATGCAAGAGCTAATGCTTCTGTAGGAATCAATTCCGTTGTTTTGAATAATGTGAATGCATCTCCCAATATGCTTCGGGAAGATTATCTTAAAAAAGTCAGGGTTCTGGCCGATATTTTCAGACCTTATGGGATAAAGGTATATCTTTCCGTGAATTTTTCTTCACCCAAAGTTCTGGGCGGATTACAAAATTCAGACCCATTGAATAAAGGCGTACAAAAGTGGTGGAAAGATAAAACTGCTGAAATTTATAAATTGATTCCTGATTTCGGCGGATTTTTGGTGAAAGCCAATTCAGAAGGGCAGCCGGGACCTCAGGATTACGGAAGAACCCACGCAGACGGAGCCAATATGATGGCCGATGCATTGAAACCTTATAATGGAATCGTCATGTGGAGAGCATTTGTTTACAGTCCGAGTAAAGACGACAGGGCAAAGCAGGCTTATCTCGAATTTGTTCCTCAGGACGGTAAATTCAGGGATAATGTCATTATTCAGATCAAAAACGGTCCAGTTGATTTCCAGCCCCGGGAAGCTTTTAATCCTCTTTTCGGTGCTTTGAAAAAAACTTCTGAAATGGTAGAGTTTCAGATCACACAGGAATATCTGGGCTTTTCAAACCATCTTGTTTTTCTGGCTCCTTTATTCAAAGAAACGCTGGAAAGCGATACCTATTCTGACGGTCAGGGATCTACGATTGCGAAAATTACAGACGGTACATTAAGGCCTGCAAAAATCACAGCCATCTCAGCCGTTGCCAATATCGGGGAAGATACCAGCTGGACGGGCCATCATTTTGCACAGGCTAACTGGTATGCATTTGGTAGACTGGCATGGAACCATCAGCTGAGTTCTGAGCAGATTGCCGATGAATGGATTAAAATGACCTTTACCGATGACCAAAACTTTCTGGCTTCGGTAAAAGAAATGATGCTCTCATCCAGGGAAACTGCTGTAGATTATATGATGCCTTTAGGCCTTCACCATATCTTTGCGGGAGGCCATCATTACGGCCCTGAACCGTGGGGAGATTATAAAGGCGGAAGACCGGACTGGTCACCTGTCTATTATCATCAGGCTGATGCTCAGGGAGTGGGTTTCGACAGAACAAAAACAGGAAGTAATGCTGTTTCACAGTATTTTCAACCACTTAATGAAAGGTACGGAAATATCTCAACCTGCCAGGAAAATCTTATTCTATGGTTTCATCATGTTCCGTGGGACTATACAATGAAAGACGGAAAAACATTATGGGACCAATTGTGCTATACCTATGATTCGGGGGTGAAAAAGGTAAGGGATTATCAGAAAATATGGGATAGAATGGAACCTTATATAGATGAACAGCGGTTTGCTGATGTTCAGTCAAAACTCAGAATTCAGTCCAGGGATGCAGTATGGTGGAAAGATGCCTGCCTTCTTTATTTCCAGACTTTTTCTAAAAGGCCGATTCCTTATGACATTGAACGTCCTGTTCATGAACTCGAAGATCTGAAAAAGATTAAGCTTGATATGACTCATCACAATTAA
- the galK gene encoding galactokinase, with amino-acid sequence MHEQLINPTIQKFKAEFNAEPEHIFLSPGRINIIGEHVDYSDGFVLPAAIDKYICFAVRKLSQTNLCTIVAKDLEEEYTFDVTGEVKPVKQMWMNYILGVFSQLQKPESFFCGMEIVFSSTIPMGAGLSSSAALECGFAYILNELFDLRISKKDIAVIGQNAEHSFAGVQCGIMDQFASVFGKENKVIMLDCNSLEHLYFDADLQGYSLLLFDSCVKHSHLTSGYNERRKDVEQGKKALWKNFPEIEKFRDFTVPMLDTTKEEMGSISYKRCLYLLKEIQRVELAAKALSEGNIQYLGALLTETHAGLSTEFEVSCNELDFLVEKTVQQKGVLGARIMGGGFGGCSINLIQEDRAEEVIRTISEKYLKEFNIQMKVYHVKISDGIKEYTNEYIV; translated from the coding sequence ATGCATGAACAGTTAATCAACCCAACCATCCAAAAGTTTAAAGCGGAGTTCAACGCAGAGCCGGAACACATTTTCCTTTCTCCCGGGAGAATTAATATTATCGGTGAGCATGTAGACTATAGTGACGGTTTTGTACTTCCTGCCGCTATAGACAAATACATCTGTTTTGCGGTCCGTAAACTTTCTCAGACTAACCTGTGTACCATTGTAGCCAAAGATCTGGAAGAAGAATACACATTTGATGTTACCGGTGAGGTAAAGCCTGTTAAGCAGATGTGGATGAACTATATTCTGGGTGTTTTCAGCCAGTTACAGAAGCCGGAAAGTTTTTTTTGCGGAATGGAGATTGTTTTCAGCAGCACTATTCCGATGGGAGCAGGACTTTCTTCATCAGCAGCCCTCGAATGCGGTTTTGCCTATATCCTCAACGAACTTTTCGATCTTCGGATATCAAAAAAAGATATTGCCGTGATCGGGCAAAATGCAGAACATTCTTTTGCCGGAGTTCAGTGCGGAATTATGGATCAGTTTGCCTCTGTTTTCGGAAAAGAAAATAAAGTGATCATGCTCGACTGTAATTCTCTGGAACATCTGTATTTTGATGCAGACCTTCAAGGATACAGCTTGTTGCTTTTTGATAGCTGTGTAAAGCATAGCCATCTGACATCCGGCTATAATGAACGGCGTAAAGATGTGGAACAGGGCAAAAAAGCTTTATGGAAAAACTTCCCGGAAATAGAAAAATTCAGGGATTTTACAGTGCCTATGCTTGATACCACAAAAGAAGAAATGGGAAGTATTTCGTACAAAAGATGTCTCTATCTCCTGAAAGAAATTCAGCGAGTAGAACTGGCAGCTAAGGCACTTTCAGAAGGAAACATTCAATATCTTGGGGCCCTTCTGACAGAAACCCATGCCGGACTTTCTACTGAGTTTGAGGTCAGCTGCAATGAACTTGATTTTTTAGTGGAAAAAACAGTACAGCAGAAGGGGGTGCTGGGAGCAAGAATAATGGGCGGAGGCTTTGGAGGCTGCAGCATTAACCTTATTCAGGAAGATAGGGCTGAAGAAGTGATCCGGACCATAAGTGAAAAATATCTGAAAGAATTCAATATTCAGATGAAAGTTTATCATGTTAAAATTTCCGATGGGATAAAAGAATATACCAATGAATACATCGTTTGA
- a CDS encoding glycoside hydrolase family 43 protein, whose product MKKSKYLFPGDYMADPSVHVFEDKIYIYPSHDRESGIEENDNGDHFDMNDYHVFSMDDVDGGEIKDYGAVLSVKDIPWAGRQLWDCDVAFKDGKYYMYFPLKDQNDIFRIGVAVSDKPYGPFIPEKHPMMGSYSIDPCIFEDNGKYYMYFGGIWGGQLQRYRDNKALESAVIPENDEPAIHSKVALLSDDMLEFAEAPKDVIIIGENGKPLLHGDKHRFFEASWMHQYNGKYYFSYSTGDTHLICYATGDNPYGPFTFQGEILTPVVGWTTHHSIVEFKGKWYLFFHDSVPSGGKTWLRSMKVVELEYDHEGKIKTIEGLEGGQ is encoded by the coding sequence ATGAAAAAATCAAAATATTTATTCCCGGGAGACTATATGGCAGATCCTTCCGTTCATGTTTTTGAAGATAAAATCTATATCTATCCTTCTCACGACCGTGAAAGCGGAATAGAAGAAAACGATAACGGCGACCATTTCGATATGAATGATTATCATGTCTTCTCAATGGATGATGTGGACGGCGGAGAAATCAAAGATTATGGCGCAGTCCTTTCGGTAAAAGATATTCCATGGGCAGGGAGACAGCTCTGGGACTGTGATGTAGCCTTTAAAGACGGGAAATATTATATGTATTTTCCCCTGAAAGATCAAAATGATATTTTCAGAATCGGCGTTGCAGTAAGTGATAAACCTTATGGTCCTTTTATTCCTGAAAAACATCCGATGATGGGAAGCTACAGCATCGATCCCTGCATTTTTGAAGATAACGGAAAATATTATATGTACTTCGGAGGAATTTGGGGAGGCCAATTGCAGCGCTACAGAGATAATAAAGCACTTGAATCCGCTGTAATTCCTGAGAATGATGAGCCTGCGATCCACTCAAAGGTCGCTCTGCTGAGCGATGATATGCTTGAATTTGCCGAAGCGCCTAAAGACGTTATCATCATCGGTGAAAACGGGAAACCTCTGCTTCATGGTGATAAACACCGCTTTTTTGAAGCCTCATGGATGCATCAGTACAACGGTAAATATTATTTTTCTTATTCTACGGGAGATACCCACCTGATCTGCTATGCAACCGGGGATAATCCTTACGGTCCGTTTACTTTTCAGGGTGAAATTCTTACTCCGGTGGTAGGGTGGACTACCCATCACAGCATTGTGGAATTCAAAGGAAAATGGTATTTATTTTTCCATGATTCTGTTCCTAGTGGTGGGAAAACATGGTTGAGAAGTATGAAAGTTGTTGAACTGGAATACGATCATGAAGGCAAAATCAAAACTATTGAAGGTCTGGAAGGCGGACAATAG
- a CDS encoding AraC family transcriptional regulator — translation MKHLHPSFEAIQPTIGSCFTSLKFLTNENIKSHVWHYHPEIELIFVCKGSGKRQIGSSISYFSDGDLVLIGSNLPHCGLTNENTHNDYEMVIQFKPDFLGENIWNIPEMHRITALIEKSKAGIVFGELVKKSIGKDIVEMHEASPLDKLCRFLKILEELAVTQDYRILNAGKYYLQTQIEDNERINIIFNYVKDHFREAITLEEVADLAHMKVPSFCRYFKKITNKTFTRFVNEYRITHALKLLAEQPLSITEVCFESGFNNFSYFNKTFKEYIQKSPSQYRKEFNYFME, via the coding sequence ATGAAACATCTACATCCATCCTTTGAGGCCATACAGCCTACCATCGGAAGCTGTTTTACAAGCCTGAAATTTCTCACCAATGAGAATATAAAATCTCATGTCTGGCACTACCATCCTGAGATTGAACTGATTTTTGTCTGTAAAGGCTCGGGAAAAAGACAGATCGGAAGCAGTATTTCCTATTTTTCGGATGGTGACCTTGTACTGATAGGAAGCAATCTTCCCCATTGTGGGCTTACCAATGAAAATACGCATAATGATTATGAAATGGTCATACAGTTTAAACCGGATTTTTTAGGAGAGAATATCTGGAATATACCTGAAATGCATAGAATAACAGCGTTGATTGAGAAATCCAAGGCAGGAATAGTATTTGGTGAGCTGGTGAAAAAGTCTATAGGTAAGGATATTGTTGAGATGCATGAAGCTTCCCCGTTGGATAAATTGTGCAGGTTTCTGAAAATATTGGAAGAATTGGCTGTTACTCAGGATTACCGGATTTTAAATGCTGGAAAATACTACCTTCAGACACAGATTGAAGACAATGAAAGAATCAATATTATATTTAATTATGTAAAAGACCATTTCAGAGAAGCAATTACCCTGGAAGAAGTTGCCGATCTTGCCCATATGAAAGTGCCGTCTTTTTGCCGGTATTTTAAAAAAATTACCAACAAGACCTTTACCCGGTTTGTTAACGAATACAGGATTACCCATGCTTTGAAACTGCTTGCAGAACAGCCTTTAAGCATAACAGAAGTATGCTTTGAATCCGGGTTTAACAATTTCAGCTACTTTAATAAAACCTTTAAAGAATACATCCAGAAAAGTCCCTCTCAATACAGGAAAGAATTTAATTATTTCATGGAATAG
- a CDS encoding endo-1,4-beta-xylanase: MKRILIGLAALTASGMSAQQSESSLKKAFQDKFYIGTAMSLPQIEGKDQKAVAIIKKQFSSIVAENCMKSMFVQPQEGKFFFDDADKFVDFGLKNNMFIIGHTLIWHSQLPKWFFSDKNGKDVSPEILKQRMKNHITTVVSRYKGKVKGWDVVNEAILEDGSYRKSKFYEILGEDFIPLAFQYAQEADPNAELYYNDYNEWYPEKVKTVIKMVEKLKSRGIRIDGVGMQAHVGMDTPSMDEYEKAILAYSNAGVKVNITELEISALPSPWGSSANVSDKVAYQKEMNPYTKGLPADVEMKWEKRYLDFFSLFLKHQDKIRRVTLWGVTDKQSWKNDFPVKGRTDYPLLFDRKDQEKPLVGKIIKLAEKN; the protein is encoded by the coding sequence ATGAAACGTATTTTAATTGGTTTGGCAGCTCTTACCGCTTCCGGGATGTCAGCACAGCAATCTGAAAGTTCTTTAAAAAAAGCATTTCAGGATAAATTCTATATAGGAACAGCCATGAGCCTTCCTCAGATTGAGGGAAAAGATCAGAAAGCAGTAGCTATTATCAAAAAACAATTCAGTTCTATCGTTGCCGAAAATTGTATGAAATCTATGTTTGTGCAGCCTCAGGAAGGAAAATTCTTTTTTGATGATGCCGATAAATTTGTTGATTTTGGACTAAAAAATAATATGTTCATCATTGGGCATACTTTAATCTGGCATTCACAGCTTCCAAAGTGGTTTTTTTCAGATAAAAATGGAAAGGATGTTTCTCCGGAAATATTAAAACAACGCATGAAAAACCACATTACAACGGTAGTTTCTCGTTACAAAGGTAAAGTAAAAGGTTGGGATGTAGTGAACGAAGCCATTCTTGAAGACGGATCGTACAGAAAAAGTAAATTTTACGAAATCCTGGGGGAAGATTTTATTCCTTTAGCATTTCAATATGCGCAGGAAGCAGATCCCAATGCGGAATTATACTACAACGATTATAATGAATGGTACCCTGAAAAGGTAAAAACAGTCATCAAAATGGTTGAAAAGCTTAAATCAAGAGGGATCCGTATTGATGGTGTTGGAATGCAGGCCCATGTCGGAATGGATACTCCTTCCATGGATGAATATGAAAAAGCTATTCTGGCTTATTCCAACGCGGGGGTTAAGGTTAATATTACAGAATTGGAAATTAGTGCATTACCTTCACCATGGGGAAGTTCCGCCAATGTTTCGGATAAAGTTGCTTATCAGAAAGAAATGAATCCCTACACAAAAGGTCTTCCAGCAGATGTAGAAATGAAATGGGAAAAACGGTATCTTGATTTCTTCAGTTTATTTTTAAAACATCAAGATAAAATACGAAGAGTAACATTATGGGGGGTCACAGATAAACAATCCTGGAAAAATGACTTTCCGGTGAAAGGAAGAACAGACTACCCATTACTTTTTGACAGAAAAGACCAGGAAAAACCTCTTGTAGGGAAAATAATAAAGCTTGCAGAGAAAAATTAA
- the fsa gene encoding fructose-6-phosphate aldolase, whose protein sequence is MKFFIDTANLAMIEEANGLGVLDGVTTNPSLMAKEGISGKQNIHHHYLEICKIVDGDVSAEVLGVTFEKMVQEGEELAALDPRIVVKVPMTKDGVKAIRYFSEKGIRTNCTLVFSSGQALLAAKAGATYVSPFLGRLDDVSTDGLHLISEIRTIYDNYAFQTQILAASVRHSMHIINCAKIGADVVTCPLDPILSLLKHPLTDSGLDQFIKDSQKMK, encoded by the coding sequence ATGAAGTTTTTTATTGACACTGCCAACCTGGCGATGATAGAGGAAGCCAATGGCCTCGGAGTTCTGGACGGAGTAACCACCAATCCTTCGCTGATGGCGAAAGAAGGCATTTCCGGAAAACAAAACATCCATCACCACTACCTTGAAATCTGCAAAATTGTTGATGGAGATGTAAGTGCTGAAGTATTAGGAGTTACTTTTGAAAAAATGGTTCAGGAAGGAGAGGAGCTTGCTGCATTAGATCCCCGGATTGTGGTAAAGGTTCCTATGACTAAAGATGGAGTGAAGGCCATCAGATATTTTTCTGAAAAAGGGATAAGAACAAACTGCACACTCGTTTTCTCGTCAGGTCAGGCTCTGTTGGCTGCCAAAGCGGGAGCAACCTATGTTTCTCCATTTCTGGGAAGGCTGGATGATGTTTCGACGGACGGTTTACATCTGATCTCGGAAATCAGAACTATTTATGATAACTATGCCTTCCAGACCCAGATTCTTGCTGCTTCAGTCCGTCACAGTATGCATATTATTAATTGTGCTAAGATTGGAGCTGATGTAGTGACCTGTCCACTGGATCCGATACTTTCCCTTCTCAAGCACCCTCTTACAGATTCAGGCCTGGACCAGTTTATCAAAGATTCACAAAAAATGAAATAA